A genomic window from Rhea pennata isolate bPtePen1 chromosome 12, bPtePen1.pri, whole genome shotgun sequence includes:
- the USP19 gene encoding ubiquitin carboxyl-terminal hydrolase 19 isoform X5 — MSSSANAPGQRKVSRGLDDAANKKKQKDRANQESKEVSRPELEQAETAQERDSEEELLLDWKQSAEEIIVKLNLGSGALKVEDVDAAFTDTDCVVKLPDGRQWSCQFYEEIESSCSKVQCKKGNFLQLVLQKKIPFHSWASLLKRRKDGSKELAKGTICWENGKEKAAAVEVAPEEPRAESAELPRSRREPSNPKRAQGRSEALGGKSPASPGTQSGPSAKRAVYLKVAPAEEEPNTRVTGSVEPSKGHSGRSGSRRNGRAGQGDVPTALADIAPPLEKAAVLAKETGPMEMPPLATTTEVFPHRIATCVEKRVLQPGSPGEASRSQDCTPVLGESSKAIPTPTPPLRRDCEKRDWSKDDVALEAAADEPEPIVSLTFVKNDSYEKGNDLVVVHVYVKEIHKETSKVLFREQDFTLVFQTSDTNFLRLHPGCGPHTVFWWQVKLRNLIEPDKCTYSFTVSRINVCLKKRHSQRWGGLEAPAARGAVGGAKVAMPTGPTPLDKSPPGSNQHPLSSKEEARASDKEKPRLEDGGLDGVAARTASEHVTVKQEPHIPSPKPTCMVPPMTHSPVSSESVEDDEDEDEKKKVCLPGFTGLVNLGNTCFMNSVIQSLSNTRELRDYFHDRSFESEINYNNPLGTGGRLAIGFAMLLRALWKGTHHAFQPSKLKAIVASKASQFTGYAQHDAQEFMAFLLDGLHEDLNRIQNKPYTETVDSDGRPDEVVAEEAWQRHKMRNDSFIVDLFQGQYKSKLVCPVCSKVSITFDPFLYLPVPLPQKQKVLTVYYFAKEPHKKPIKFLVSISKENSSAMEVLDSVAHSVRVKPENLRLAEVIKNRFHRMFLPSHSLDTVSPTDLLLCFEVLSPELAKERVVELQVQQRPQVPSGPVAKCAACQKKQLSEDEKLRRCTRCYRVGYCNVACQKTHWPDHKALCRPENIGFPFLISVPESRLTYARLAQLLEGYARYSVSVFQPPFQLGRMSPEQGLQPLLPDKLEPPAKSSCAATTSAPELGDGDRASNFPQEPPLSPPVPELHPELGDTGTVRSKVLAPRSSLLSLDSGFSEHMESQSDSCCEKEPSYERALKPEAAIPGYQHTPDSLSARATQFYINKIDAANKEHKLEDKGDTPLELADDCSLALVWKNNERLKEFVLVESKELECVEDPGSASEAARAGHFTLEQCLNLFTKPEVLAPEEAWYCPKCKQHREASKQLMLWRLPNVLIIQLKRFSFRSFIWRDKINDMVDFPVRSLDLSKFCIGRKGEQQLPMYDLYAVINHYGGMIGGHYTAYARLPSDKNSQRSDVGWRLFDDSTVTTVDESQVVTRYAYVLFYRRRNSPVERPLPGHPPDHRPERTPSAEAAASQGLTPVPFGSGLAPEGAPALAAEGLPERFASPAERPAPSYSSMEEVD; from the exons ATGTCCAGCAGCGCCAATGCCCCTGGCCAGAGGAAAGTATCTCGGGGCTTGGATGATGCCGCCAAcaagaagaagcagaaggatCGAGCCAACCAGGAGAGCAAGGAAG TGTCTCGCCCTGAGCTCGAGCAGGCTGAGACTGCCCAGGAGAGGGACTCAGAGGAGG agctgctgctggactGGAAACAGAGTGCTGAGGAGATCATCGTCAAGTTGAACTTGGGCAGTGGAGCTCTGAAGGTGGAGGATGTGGACGCTGCTTTCACCGACACAGATTGTGTGGTCAAACTGCCAG ATGGGCGCCAGTGGAGCTGTCAGTTCTACGAAGAGATTGAAAGCTCCTGCAGCAAGGTCCAGTGCAAGAAGGGCAACTTCCTGCAGCTTGTGCTTCAGAAGAAGATCCCATTCCACAGCTGGGCTTCGCTTCTG AAGAGACGAAAGGATGGATCCAAAGAGCTGGCCAAAGGGACCATATGCTGGGAGaatgggaaggagaaggctgcCGCTGTAGAGGTGGCCCCTGAAGAGCCAAGAGCTGAAAGTGCAGAGCTGCCGAGGTCGAGGCGGGAGCCCTCCAACCCAAAGCGTGCTCAGGGAAGAAGCGAGGCCCTGGGAGGGAAAAGCCCAGCCAGCCCAGGGACGCAGAGTGGCCCCAGCGCCAAGCGGGCAGTATACCTCAAAGTGGCTCCAGCTGAAGAGGAGCCAAATACCAGGGTCACTGGGAGCGTGGAGCCCAGCAAAGGGCACAGCGGGAGGTCAGGCAGCCGTCGCAATGGCAGAGCCGGCCAAGGCGATGTGCCCACAGCCCTCGCAGACATCGCACCACCACTGGAGAAG GCTGCAGTCTTGGCAAAGGAAACTGGTCCCATGGAGATGCCACCTCTCGCAACCACCACAGAGGTGTTCCCCCACCGCATTGCCACCTGTGTGGAGAAGAGAGtcctgcagccaggcagcccaGGCGAGGCCTCTCGGAGCCAGGACTGCACGCCTGTCCTGGGAGAAAGCTCTAAGGCTATCCCAACGCCCACCCCTCCCCTGAGAAGAGACTGCGAGAAGAGAGACTGGTCCAAGGATGATGTGgccctggaagcagcagctgatg AGCCCGAGCCCATAGTGAGCCTGACCTTTGTGAAGAATGACTCATACGAGAAGGGCAACGACCTAGTAGTGGTGCACGTCTACGTGAAGGAGATCCACAAGGAGACATCCAAGGTGTTGTTCCGGGAGCAGGACTTCACACTCGTGTTCCAAACAAG CGACACAAACTTCCTTCGCCTCCATCCTGGTTGCGGGCCCCACACCGTGTTCTGGTGGCAGGTGAAGCTCAG GAACCTTATTGAGCCGGACAAGTGCACATACAGCTTCACAGTGTCTCGCATCAATGTCTGCCTGAAGAAACGCCACAGCCAGCGCTGGGGGGGGCTGGAAGCTCCAGCCGCACGAG GTGCAGTGGGTGGTGCAAAGGTTGCCATGCCTACAGGCCCTACCCCGCTGGATAAGAGCCCGCCAGGCAGTAACCAGCACCCCCTGTCCAGCAAGGAGGAGGCCCGAGCCAGCGATAAAGAGAAGCCGCGCCTGGAGGATGGGGGCCTGGACGGTGTGGCAGCCCGTACGGCCTCAGAACACGTGACAGTGAAGCAAGAGCCTCACATCCCCTCT CCCAAGCCGACATGTATGGTGCCGCCGATGACGCACAGCCCAGTGAGCAGCGAGAGCGTGGAGGATGACGAGGATGAGGATGAGAAGAAGAAGGTGTGCCTGCCTGGCTTCACGGGGCTGGTGAACCTGGGCAATACTTGCTTCATGAACAGTGTCATCCAGTCCCTGTCCAACACCCGAGAGCTACGCGACTACTTCCATG ATCGGTCCTTCGAGTCGGAAATCAACTACAACAACCCGCTGGGGACGGGGGGCCGCCTGGCTATCGGCTTCGCCATGCTGCTACGAGCACTGTGGAAGGGCACGCACCATGCCTTCCAGCCCTCTAAGCTGAAG GCAATCGTGGCCAGTAAAGCCAGCCAGTTCACTGGCTATGCACAGCACGATGCTCAGGAATTCATGGCCTTCCTGCTTGATGGCCTGCACGAGGACCTCAACCGCATCCAGAACAAGCCCTACACAGAAACAGTTGATTCAGACGGGAGGCCTGACGAG GTTGTAGCTGAGGAGGCCTGGCAGCGACACAAGATGAGAAATGACTCCTTTATCGTGGACCTGTTCCAGGGCCAGTACAAATCCAAGCTGGTGTGCCCAGTGTGCTCTAAG GTGTCCATCACCTTCGACCCCTTCCTGTACCTCCCGGTGCCCCTCCCACAGAAACAGAAGGTGCTGACTGTCTACTACTTTGCAAAAGAGCCGCACAAGAAACCTATCAAG TTCCTCGTGAGTATCAGCAAGGAAAACTCCAGTGCCATGGAAGTACTGGACTCAGTGGCCCATAGTGTGCGTGTGAAACCAGAGAACCTGCGCCTGGCAGAG GTGATCAAGAACCGCTTTCACCGCATGTTCCTGCCGTCCCACTCACTCGACACAGTGTCCCCCACAGACCTGTTGCTCTGCTTCGAGGTGCTGTCCCCGGAGCTCGCCAAGGAGCGAGTGGTGGAGCTGCAGGTCCAGCAG CGTCCGCAGGTGCCCAGCGGCCCTGTCGCCAAATGCGCGGCCTGCCAGAAGAAGCAACTGTCCGAGGATGAGAAGCTCAGGCGCTGCACGAGGTGCTATCGAGTCGGTTACTGCAACGT GGCATGTCAGAAAACACACTGGCCGGACCACAAGGCTTTGTGCCGCCCCGAGAACATCGGCTTCCCCTTCCTCATCAGCGTGCCGGAGTCCCGCCTCACCTATGCGCGCCTGGCCCAGCTACTGGAGGGCTACGCGAG GTACTCAGTCAGCGTGTTCCAGCCTCCGTTCCAGCTGGGCCGGATGTCGCCAGAGCAGGGGCTGCAGCCTCTGCTCCCGGACAAGCTGGAGCCCCCAGCCAAGAGCAGCTGTGCGGCAACCACCTCCGCCCCGGAGctgggggatggggacagggcTTCCAACTTCCCGCAGGAGCCCCCCCTCTCGCCACCTGTGCCCGAGCTGCACCCAGAGCTGGGGGATACCGGCACTGTCAGGAGCAAAGTGTTGGCACCCAGGAGTTCCCTGCTGAGCTTGGATTCGGGCTTCTCTGAGCACATGGAGTCACAGAGCGACAGCTGCTGTGAGAAGGAGCCATCCTATGAGAGAGCCCTCAAGCCAGAAG CTGCCATCCCTGGGTACCAGCACACTCCAGACTCGCTGAGCGCCCGTGCCACGCAGTTCTACATCAACAAGATCGATGCTGCCAATAAAGAGCACAAACTGGAAGACAAAG GCGACACCCCACTGGAGCTGGCGGACGACTGCTCCCTCGCCCTAGTGTGGAAGAATAACGAGCGCCTCAAGGAGTTTGTGTTGGTGGAGTCCAAGGAGCTGGAGTGCGTGGAGGACCCGGGCTCGGCCAGTGAAGCAGCCCGTGCAGGCCACTTCACCCTGGAGCAGTGCCTCAATCTCTTCACCAAGCCTGAAGTGCTGGCCCCAGAAGAAGCATG GTACTGTCCCAAGTGCAAGCAGCACCGTGAGGCCTCCAAGCAGCTGATGCTGTGGCGCCTGCCCAACGTCCTCATCATCCAGCTCAAGCGGTTCTCCTTCCGCAGTTTCATCTGGAGGGACAAGATTAATGACATGGTGGACTTCCCCGTCCG GAGTCTGGACCTGAGCAAGTTCTGCATCGGCCGGAAGGgcgagcagcagctgcccaTGTATGACCTGTATGCTGTGATCAATCACTACGGGGGCATGATCGGCGGGCACTACACGGCGTACGCCCGCCTGCCCAGTGACAAGAACAGCCAGCGCAGCGACGTGG gcTGGCGGCTCTTCGATGACAGTACGGTGACCACCGTGGACGAGAGCCAGGTGGTGACCAGATATGCCTATGTCCTCTTCTACCGCCGGAGGAACTCTCCTGTGGAGAGACCCCTGCCGGGGCACCCCCCAGACCACCGACCCGAGCGCACCCCCTCCGCCGAAGCTGCTGCCAGTCAG GGACTCACGCCGGTGCCGTTCGGATCCGGCCTGGCCCCCGAAGGAGCCCCGGCGCTGGCCGCGGAAGGCCTCCCCGAGCGCTTCGCCAGCCCCGCCGAGCGCCCGGCCCCGTCCTACAGCAGCATGGAAGAAGTCGACTAG
- the USP19 gene encoding ubiquitin carboxyl-terminal hydrolase 19 isoform X6 has protein sequence MSSSANAPGQRKVSRGLDDAANKKKQKDRANQESKEVSRPELEQAETAQERDSEEELLLDWKQSAEEIIVKLNLGSGALKVEDVDAAFTDTDCVVKLPDGRQWSCQFYEEIESSCSKVQCKKGNFLQLVLQKKIPFHSWASLLKRRKDGSKELAKGTICWENGKEKAAAVEVAPEEPRAESAELPRSRREPSNPKRAQGRSEALGGKSPASPGTQSGPSAKRAVYLKVAPAEEEPNTRVTGSVEPSKGHSGRSGSRRNGRAGQGDVPTALADIAPPLEKAAVLAKETGPMEMPPLATTTEVFPHRIATCVEKRVLQPGSPGEASRSQDCTPVLGESSKAIPTPTPPLRRDCEKRDWSKDDVALEAAADEPEPIVSLTFVKNDSYEKGNDLVVVHVYVKEIHKETSKVLFREQDFTLVFQTSDTNFLRLHPGCGPHTVFWWQVKLRNLIEPDKCTYSFTVSRINVCLKKRHSQRWGGLEAPAARVGGAKVAMPTGPTPLDKSPPGSNQHPLSSKEEARASDKEKPRLEDGGLDGVAARTASEHVTVKQEPHIPSPKPTCMVPPMTHSPVSSESVEDDEDEDEKKKVCLPGFTGLVNLGNTCFMNSVIQSLSNTRELRDYFHDRSFESEINYNNPLGTGGRLAIGFAMLLRALWKGTHHAFQPSKLKAIVASKASQFTGYAQHDAQEFMAFLLDGLHEDLNRIQNKPYTETVDSDGRPDEVVAEEAWQRHKMRNDSFIVDLFQGQYKSKLVCPVCSKVSITFDPFLYLPVPLPQKQKVLTVYYFAKEPHKKPIKFLVSISKENSSAMEVLDSVAHSVRVKPENLRLAEVIKNRFHRMFLPSHSLDTVSPTDLLLCFEVLSPELAKERVVELQVQQRPQVPSGPVAKCAACQKKQLSEDEKLRRCTRCYRVGYCNVACQKTHWPDHKALCRPENIGFPFLISVPESRLTYARLAQLLEGYARYSVSVFQPPFQLGRMSPEQGLQPLLPDKLEPPAKSSCAATTSAPELGDGDRASNFPQEPPLSPPVPELHPELGDTGTVRSKVLAPRSSLLSLDSGFSEHMESQSDSCCEKEPSYERALKPEAAIPGYQHTPDSLSARATQFYINKIDAANKEHKLEDKGDTPLELADDCSLALVWKNNERLKEFVLVESKELECVEDPGSASEAARAGHFTLEQCLNLFTKPEVLAPEEAWYCPKCKQHREASKQLMLWRLPNVLIIQLKRFSFRSFIWRDKINDMVDFPVRSLDLSKFCIGRKGEQQLPMYDLYAVINHYGGMIGGHYTAYARLPSDKNSQRSDVGWRLFDDSTVTTVDESQVVTRYAYVLFYRRRNSPVERPLPGHPPDHRPERTPSAEAAASQGLTPVPFGSGLAPEGAPALAAEGLPERFASPAERPAPSYSSMEEVD, from the exons ATGTCCAGCAGCGCCAATGCCCCTGGCCAGAGGAAAGTATCTCGGGGCTTGGATGATGCCGCCAAcaagaagaagcagaaggatCGAGCCAACCAGGAGAGCAAGGAAG TGTCTCGCCCTGAGCTCGAGCAGGCTGAGACTGCCCAGGAGAGGGACTCAGAGGAGG agctgctgctggactGGAAACAGAGTGCTGAGGAGATCATCGTCAAGTTGAACTTGGGCAGTGGAGCTCTGAAGGTGGAGGATGTGGACGCTGCTTTCACCGACACAGATTGTGTGGTCAAACTGCCAG ATGGGCGCCAGTGGAGCTGTCAGTTCTACGAAGAGATTGAAAGCTCCTGCAGCAAGGTCCAGTGCAAGAAGGGCAACTTCCTGCAGCTTGTGCTTCAGAAGAAGATCCCATTCCACAGCTGGGCTTCGCTTCTG AAGAGACGAAAGGATGGATCCAAAGAGCTGGCCAAAGGGACCATATGCTGGGAGaatgggaaggagaaggctgcCGCTGTAGAGGTGGCCCCTGAAGAGCCAAGAGCTGAAAGTGCAGAGCTGCCGAGGTCGAGGCGGGAGCCCTCCAACCCAAAGCGTGCTCAGGGAAGAAGCGAGGCCCTGGGAGGGAAAAGCCCAGCCAGCCCAGGGACGCAGAGTGGCCCCAGCGCCAAGCGGGCAGTATACCTCAAAGTGGCTCCAGCTGAAGAGGAGCCAAATACCAGGGTCACTGGGAGCGTGGAGCCCAGCAAAGGGCACAGCGGGAGGTCAGGCAGCCGTCGCAATGGCAGAGCCGGCCAAGGCGATGTGCCCACAGCCCTCGCAGACATCGCACCACCACTGGAGAAG GCTGCAGTCTTGGCAAAGGAAACTGGTCCCATGGAGATGCCACCTCTCGCAACCACCACAGAGGTGTTCCCCCACCGCATTGCCACCTGTGTGGAGAAGAGAGtcctgcagccaggcagcccaGGCGAGGCCTCTCGGAGCCAGGACTGCACGCCTGTCCTGGGAGAAAGCTCTAAGGCTATCCCAACGCCCACCCCTCCCCTGAGAAGAGACTGCGAGAAGAGAGACTGGTCCAAGGATGATGTGgccctggaagcagcagctgatg AGCCCGAGCCCATAGTGAGCCTGACCTTTGTGAAGAATGACTCATACGAGAAGGGCAACGACCTAGTAGTGGTGCACGTCTACGTGAAGGAGATCCACAAGGAGACATCCAAGGTGTTGTTCCGGGAGCAGGACTTCACACTCGTGTTCCAAACAAG CGACACAAACTTCCTTCGCCTCCATCCTGGTTGCGGGCCCCACACCGTGTTCTGGTGGCAGGTGAAGCTCAG GAACCTTATTGAGCCGGACAAGTGCACATACAGCTTCACAGTGTCTCGCATCAATGTCTGCCTGAAGAAACGCCACAGCCAGCGCTGGGGGGGGCTGGAAGCTCCAGCCGCACGAG TGGGTGGTGCAAAGGTTGCCATGCCTACAGGCCCTACCCCGCTGGATAAGAGCCCGCCAGGCAGTAACCAGCACCCCCTGTCCAGCAAGGAGGAGGCCCGAGCCAGCGATAAAGAGAAGCCGCGCCTGGAGGATGGGGGCCTGGACGGTGTGGCAGCCCGTACGGCCTCAGAACACGTGACAGTGAAGCAAGAGCCTCACATCCCCTCT CCCAAGCCGACATGTATGGTGCCGCCGATGACGCACAGCCCAGTGAGCAGCGAGAGCGTGGAGGATGACGAGGATGAGGATGAGAAGAAGAAGGTGTGCCTGCCTGGCTTCACGGGGCTGGTGAACCTGGGCAATACTTGCTTCATGAACAGTGTCATCCAGTCCCTGTCCAACACCCGAGAGCTACGCGACTACTTCCATG ATCGGTCCTTCGAGTCGGAAATCAACTACAACAACCCGCTGGGGACGGGGGGCCGCCTGGCTATCGGCTTCGCCATGCTGCTACGAGCACTGTGGAAGGGCACGCACCATGCCTTCCAGCCCTCTAAGCTGAAG GCAATCGTGGCCAGTAAAGCCAGCCAGTTCACTGGCTATGCACAGCACGATGCTCAGGAATTCATGGCCTTCCTGCTTGATGGCCTGCACGAGGACCTCAACCGCATCCAGAACAAGCCCTACACAGAAACAGTTGATTCAGACGGGAGGCCTGACGAG GTTGTAGCTGAGGAGGCCTGGCAGCGACACAAGATGAGAAATGACTCCTTTATCGTGGACCTGTTCCAGGGCCAGTACAAATCCAAGCTGGTGTGCCCAGTGTGCTCTAAG GTGTCCATCACCTTCGACCCCTTCCTGTACCTCCCGGTGCCCCTCCCACAGAAACAGAAGGTGCTGACTGTCTACTACTTTGCAAAAGAGCCGCACAAGAAACCTATCAAG TTCCTCGTGAGTATCAGCAAGGAAAACTCCAGTGCCATGGAAGTACTGGACTCAGTGGCCCATAGTGTGCGTGTGAAACCAGAGAACCTGCGCCTGGCAGAG GTGATCAAGAACCGCTTTCACCGCATGTTCCTGCCGTCCCACTCACTCGACACAGTGTCCCCCACAGACCTGTTGCTCTGCTTCGAGGTGCTGTCCCCGGAGCTCGCCAAGGAGCGAGTGGTGGAGCTGCAGGTCCAGCAG CGTCCGCAGGTGCCCAGCGGCCCTGTCGCCAAATGCGCGGCCTGCCAGAAGAAGCAACTGTCCGAGGATGAGAAGCTCAGGCGCTGCACGAGGTGCTATCGAGTCGGTTACTGCAACGT GGCATGTCAGAAAACACACTGGCCGGACCACAAGGCTTTGTGCCGCCCCGAGAACATCGGCTTCCCCTTCCTCATCAGCGTGCCGGAGTCCCGCCTCACCTATGCGCGCCTGGCCCAGCTACTGGAGGGCTACGCGAG GTACTCAGTCAGCGTGTTCCAGCCTCCGTTCCAGCTGGGCCGGATGTCGCCAGAGCAGGGGCTGCAGCCTCTGCTCCCGGACAAGCTGGAGCCCCCAGCCAAGAGCAGCTGTGCGGCAACCACCTCCGCCCCGGAGctgggggatggggacagggcTTCCAACTTCCCGCAGGAGCCCCCCCTCTCGCCACCTGTGCCCGAGCTGCACCCAGAGCTGGGGGATACCGGCACTGTCAGGAGCAAAGTGTTGGCACCCAGGAGTTCCCTGCTGAGCTTGGATTCGGGCTTCTCTGAGCACATGGAGTCACAGAGCGACAGCTGCTGTGAGAAGGAGCCATCCTATGAGAGAGCCCTCAAGCCAGAAG CTGCCATCCCTGGGTACCAGCACACTCCAGACTCGCTGAGCGCCCGTGCCACGCAGTTCTACATCAACAAGATCGATGCTGCCAATAAAGAGCACAAACTGGAAGACAAAG GCGACACCCCACTGGAGCTGGCGGACGACTGCTCCCTCGCCCTAGTGTGGAAGAATAACGAGCGCCTCAAGGAGTTTGTGTTGGTGGAGTCCAAGGAGCTGGAGTGCGTGGAGGACCCGGGCTCGGCCAGTGAAGCAGCCCGTGCAGGCCACTTCACCCTGGAGCAGTGCCTCAATCTCTTCACCAAGCCTGAAGTGCTGGCCCCAGAAGAAGCATG GTACTGTCCCAAGTGCAAGCAGCACCGTGAGGCCTCCAAGCAGCTGATGCTGTGGCGCCTGCCCAACGTCCTCATCATCCAGCTCAAGCGGTTCTCCTTCCGCAGTTTCATCTGGAGGGACAAGATTAATGACATGGTGGACTTCCCCGTCCG GAGTCTGGACCTGAGCAAGTTCTGCATCGGCCGGAAGGgcgagcagcagctgcccaTGTATGACCTGTATGCTGTGATCAATCACTACGGGGGCATGATCGGCGGGCACTACACGGCGTACGCCCGCCTGCCCAGTGACAAGAACAGCCAGCGCAGCGACGTGG gcTGGCGGCTCTTCGATGACAGTACGGTGACCACCGTGGACGAGAGCCAGGTGGTGACCAGATATGCCTATGTCCTCTTCTACCGCCGGAGGAACTCTCCTGTGGAGAGACCCCTGCCGGGGCACCCCCCAGACCACCGACCCGAGCGCACCCCCTCCGCCGAAGCTGCTGCCAGTCAG GGACTCACGCCGGTGCCGTTCGGATCCGGCCTGGCCCCCGAAGGAGCCCCGGCGCTGGCCGCGGAAGGCCTCCCCGAGCGCTTCGCCAGCCCCGCCGAGCGCCCGGCCCCGTCCTACAGCAGCATGGAAGAAGTCGACTAG